A DNA window from Desulfovulcanus ferrireducens contains the following coding sequences:
- the hisH gene encoding imidazole glycerol phosphate synthase subunit HisH — MLAILDYRAGNLTSVKRALDFLQIPCEITNDPNKLHQAQGIIFPGVGAAGSAMQNLQKNNLDQVLKDLVQKNKPLLGICLGCQIILEYSPENNTDTLGIIPGKCAKFNPDLTDDQGLPINIPHMGWNKVQLEKDCLLLKGVDKDAEFYFVHSYYPVPEPEFVIGTTIYGQKFCSIHGRDGLWAVQFHPEKSGRPGLKILQNFYNFCQEINNA, encoded by the coding sequence ATGCTTGCGATTCTGGACTACCGCGCCGGCAATTTAACCAGTGTCAAAAGGGCTCTGGACTTTTTACAAATACCCTGCGAGATCACCAACGATCCAAACAAATTGCATCAAGCCCAGGGAATAATCTTCCCTGGAGTCGGGGCTGCAGGTTCAGCCATGCAAAACTTGCAAAAAAATAATCTGGATCAGGTATTAAAAGATCTGGTCCAGAAAAATAAACCCTTACTCGGAATATGCCTGGGTTGTCAGATCATCCTTGAATACAGCCCGGAAAACAACACTGACACTTTAGGGATTATCCCGGGAAAGTGTGCCAAGTTTAATCCTGATCTAACCGATGACCAAGGTCTACCCATAAATATTCCCCACATGGGCTGGAATAAAGTCCAGCTGGAAAAAGATTGCCTGCTTCTTAAAGGCGTTGACAAGGATGCTGAATTTTATTTTGTGCACAGTTATTATCCGGTACCAGAACCGGAATTTGTCATTGGAACCACGATTTACGGACAGAAATTCTGCTCAATACACGGCCGAGACGGACTTTGGGCTGTTCAATTCCACCCTGAAAAGAGCGGTCGGCCCGGTTTAAAAATCTTGCAAAATTTCTATAATTTCTGCCAGGAGATAAATAATGCTTAG
- a CDS encoding class I SAM-dependent RNA methyltransferase, with protein sequence MDNLIVRIEKLIWRGRGLARLDSGQVILVDPPVLPDELVQVKIFKKNRDFLQGKVHKIIEPSPIRRLHPCKHGHQCGGCTFGVAPNSQILKIKKQILIDALTRNLKKSLNTDLLDKIELIPSRKSWRYRFRSQIYVHQKKPHFKKLGSNELVRLSDCLLLATPLGRGLDKLASHMPNGRFIVAASPEDGRIAWQGQKTLLDFSLPEFNITLQLPPHIFFQAHWLQNQALVSLVVEELRHYTRIADLYAGAGNFSLPLARSGQMVLAVEECQDAVRAGELNARKLGLDLVKFRAHDLRKKAPWEKVKNFDPQAVIIDPPRTGSPDLWKKIDYLANVEKMVWISCDVVNTCRDMKRFLNQGWQLGRIYLVDMFPQTWHMEVVFVLVREGR encoded by the coding sequence TTGGACAATTTAATAGTTAGAATTGAAAAGCTTATCTGGCGAGGACGCGGCCTGGCCAGGTTGGACTCTGGGCAGGTGATTCTTGTTGATCCCCCTGTCCTGCCAGATGAACTTGTTCAAGTAAAAATCTTCAAAAAAAACAGAGACTTCTTGCAGGGAAAAGTCCACAAGATTATTGAGCCCTCCCCTATCCGCCGCTTACATCCCTGCAAACACGGTCACCAATGCGGGGGATGTACCTTTGGCGTCGCCCCGAACTCTCAAATTTTAAAAATAAAAAAGCAGATTTTAATTGATGCCTTAACCAGGAATTTAAAAAAAAGTTTAAACACCGACCTCCTGGACAAGATAGAGCTAATCCCCTCCCGCAAATCCTGGCGTTATCGCTTTCGCAGTCAGATTTATGTACACCAAAAAAAGCCCCACTTTAAAAAACTTGGTTCCAATGAACTGGTCAGGCTGAGTGATTGTCTTCTCTTGGCCACTCCCTTGGGCCGGGGCTTGGACAAACTAGCCTCTCACATGCCCAATGGCCGGTTTATTGTGGCTGCAAGTCCCGAAGATGGCCGAATTGCCTGGCAGGGTCAAAAAACGCTGCTTGACTTCTCACTGCCTGAATTCAACATAACATTACAACTCCCTCCTCATATCTTCTTTCAGGCCCATTGGTTACAGAACCAAGCCCTGGTTTCGCTAGTTGTCGAGGAATTGAGACACTATACCAGAATTGCAGATTTATATGCCGGGGCCGGCAATTTTTCTCTACCTCTGGCCCGGTCAGGGCAGATGGTTTTGGCTGTCGAGGAATGTCAAGATGCTGTCCGGGCCGGGGAATTAAACGCCAGAAAGCTTGGTTTAGACCTTGTAAAATTCAGAGCCCATGATTTGAGAAAAAAAGCTCCCTGGGAAAAAGTGAAAAACTTTGATCCTCAAGCGGTTATTATAGATCCCCCGCGCACTGGCTCCCCTGACTTATGGAAAAAGATAGATTATCTGGCAAATGTAGAAAAGATGGTCTGGATATCCTGTGATGTGGTCAATACCTGCCGCGACATGAAGAGATTTTTAAATCAGGGCTGGCAACTGGGCAGGATATACCTTGTTGATATGTTCCCACAGACATGGCATATGGAAGTAGTTTTTGTTCTTGTTCGTGAAGGCCGGTAA
- the hisF gene encoding imidazole glycerol phosphate synthase subunit HisF codes for MLSKRVIPCLDVRDGKLTKGIKFKGNVDIGDPVETARIYYEQGADEIVFYDITASHEGRGIMLKVVEQVASQIFIPFSVGGGISSVEDMRAVLLAGAEKISVNSAAVKNPKIIADGADAFGSQCIVVGMDVLRVNKSEQIPSGYEIVIHGGRKPMGIDALWWAQEVERLGAGELCINSIDADGTKDGYELNLTRLIAENVRIPVIASGGAGNPQHMVDAVTKGRASAALIASIVHYGEYTIPEIKKYMHDQGVKVRMVW; via the coding sequence ATGCTTAGTAAAAGAGTCATACCCTGTCTGGATGTTCGAGACGGCAAGCTAACAAAGGGCATAAAATTCAAAGGCAATGTGGATATCGGCGATCCCGTTGAAACAGCCAGGATTTATTATGAACAAGGGGCCGATGAAATCGTCTTTTACGATATAACCGCATCTCATGAAGGGCGCGGCATTATGCTCAAGGTGGTGGAACAGGTAGCCTCCCAGATCTTTATCCCCTTTTCAGTGGGCGGAGGTATTAGTTCGGTGGAAGATATGCGCGCTGTTCTTCTTGCGGGTGCGGAAAAAATTTCTGTTAATTCCGCAGCTGTTAAGAATCCAAAAATCATAGCTGATGGTGCCGATGCTTTTGGTTCTCAATGCATTGTTGTAGGCATGGATGTGTTGCGGGTCAATAAATCCGAACAAATCCCCTCCGGATATGAAATTGTTATCCACGGTGGAAGAAAACCTATGGGCATAGACGCCCTGTGGTGGGCACAGGAGGTAGAAAGGCTTGGGGCTGGCGAACTCTGCATTAATTCCATTGATGCAGATGGAACCAAAGACGGTTATGAACTGAATCTCACCCGGTTAATAGCAGAAAATGTGCGCATCCCTGTCATCGCCTCTGGCGGAGCTGGTAACCCGCAACATATGGTTGACGCCGTGACCAAAGGCAGGGCTTCCGCAGCACTGATCGCCTCTATTGTTCATTACGGTGAATACACCATTCCTGAGATTAAAAAGTACATGCATGACCAAGGGGTCAAGGTGAGGATGGTCTGGTAA
- a CDS encoding deoxyhypusine synthase family protein — protein sequence MHKKEDFREINQLSDPKEFGLKPLETLDPDEIKDFDQLLTAMSKTAFGGRNLGEALDVLEAMVTDPDCLVVATFSGAMTVAKMGKIICKMIDEGWINIVVSTGALMAHGFIESIGLKHYKYEFGRMNDTELFKCGFNRVYDTLEPEINFLHAEDVIHKVMESIKDGEVLSSESVCRKIGQYLAENIEGPGILKSAFKKDVPVYIPAFTDSELALDMATHLLRKSPEAVKNIDHTTFSFQFNPFLDLLSYTKRICAAKRIGIFTIGGGVPRNWAQQVGPFVEITSQRIKDIELPVRRFHYGLRICPEPAHWGGLSGCTYEEGISWGKFVPPEHGGKFAEVLCDATIAWPILIKGLQDRLKKKTK from the coding sequence ATGCATAAAAAAGAAGACTTCAGGGAAATAAACCAATTAAGTGATCCAAAAGAGTTTGGCTTAAAACCGCTCGAGACTTTAGACCCGGATGAGATTAAGGATTTCGACCAGTTGCTCACTGCCATGTCCAAAACTGCCTTTGGAGGTCGCAATCTCGGTGAGGCATTAGATGTTTTAGAGGCAATGGTAACTGACCCTGACTGTCTAGTTGTTGCCACCTTTTCCGGGGCAATGACCGTGGCCAAAATGGGCAAAATTATCTGTAAAATGATCGACGAGGGATGGATTAATATTGTCGTCTCCACAGGAGCCCTTATGGCCCATGGTTTTATTGAGTCCATTGGCCTGAAGCATTACAAGTATGAATTTGGCCGCATGAATGACACAGAATTATTTAAGTGCGGCTTTAACCGTGTTTACGATACCTTGGAACCGGAAATTAATTTCCTGCATGCTGAAGACGTCATTCATAAGGTCATGGAATCTATCAAGGACGGGGAGGTTTTGAGTTCGGAATCAGTCTGTCGTAAAATCGGTCAGTATCTGGCTGAAAACATAGAAGGCCCAGGAATCTTGAAAAGTGCCTTTAAAAAGGACGTCCCGGTTTATATCCCTGCTTTTACAGATTCAGAACTGGCCCTGGATATGGCTACTCACCTCCTGCGCAAGTCCCCGGAGGCAGTGAAAAATATTGACCATACGACCTTTTCTTTCCAGTTTAACCCGTTTCTGGACTTACTTAGTTATACCAAACGTATCTGCGCAGCTAAACGCATTGGTATTTTTACCATTGGTGGAGGAGTTCCCCGGAATTGGGCACAGCAAGTCGGGCCTTTCGTGGAAATTACCAGTCAACGCATTAAAGATATCGAGCTGCCAGTACGCAGATTTCATTATGGCCTGCGTATCTGTCCAGAACCAGCCCACTGGGGCGGTTTATCAGGCTGCACATACGAGGAAGGCATCTCCTGGGGCAAATTTGTCCCTCCTGAGCATGGAGGAAAATTTGCCGAGGTTCTCTGCGATGCCACCATTGCCTGGCCTATCCTGATTAAAGGTCTACAGGACAGATTGAAGAAAAAGACAAAATAA
- the dnaJ gene encoding molecular chaperone DnaJ, whose protein sequence is MAKRDYYEVLGVSRSASYEEIKKAYRKLAFKYHPDRNPDDPQAEALFKEAAEAYEVLRDPEKRARYDQFGHEGVSDNGFQGFHSAEDIFSTFSDIFSEFFGFGSSQSGPRPRSGADLRYNLTISFREAAKGTEVDLNIPKRETCDRCQGTGAEPGHRVETCAHCQGSGQVYRSQGFFRVSMPCPVCHGQGTIISHPCSKCRGRGIVNVKKKIKVRVPAGVDNGSRLRLRGEGEPGEHGGPPGDLYVVIYVQEDDVFKRHGQDLITQVEISFVQAALGAKVEVPTLDEPVPMEIPKGTQSGKIFKLKGLGLPYLGSTQHGDLLVEVIVKTPTRLTKKQVELLREFERLEQEKVGSKVKSFFKKVIGDTDN, encoded by the coding sequence ATGGCCAAAAGGGATTATTATGAAGTTTTGGGGGTATCGCGAAGTGCCTCTTATGAAGAGATAAAAAAAGCCTATCGAAAATTAGCCTTTAAATACCATCCGGATAGAAATCCTGATGATCCTCAGGCAGAAGCTCTTTTTAAAGAGGCAGCCGAGGCCTATGAAGTCTTGCGTGATCCGGAAAAGAGAGCCCGTTATGACCAATTTGGTCATGAAGGGGTAAGTGATAACGGCTTTCAGGGCTTTCATTCTGCTGAGGATATATTCTCCACTTTTAGTGACATATTCTCGGAGTTTTTCGGCTTTGGCTCGAGCCAATCCGGCCCAAGGCCTCGATCTGGTGCTGACCTGCGTTATAATTTGACAATTTCTTTTCGCGAGGCAGCCAAGGGTACGGAGGTAGATTTAAACATCCCTAAACGGGAAACATGTGACCGCTGTCAAGGAACAGGGGCTGAGCCCGGACACAGGGTGGAAACCTGTGCCCATTGCCAGGGGTCGGGGCAGGTTTATCGTTCACAAGGTTTCTTTCGAGTATCCATGCCATGCCCTGTTTGTCATGGACAGGGGACTATAATTAGTCACCCTTGTAGTAAATGCCGTGGAAGAGGGATTGTTAATGTCAAAAAGAAGATCAAGGTCCGGGTTCCTGCAGGGGTAGACAATGGTAGCCGATTGCGTCTGCGCGGTGAAGGTGAACCTGGAGAGCATGGAGGTCCTCCTGGCGATCTCTATGTGGTTATTTATGTTCAGGAAGATGATGTTTTTAAACGTCATGGCCAGGATTTAATTACTCAAGTGGAAATCAGTTTTGTCCAGGCTGCCCTGGGAGCCAAGGTTGAGGTGCCCACTTTGGATGAACCCGTTCCAATGGAAATTCCCAAGGGCACACAAAGCGGAAAGATTTTTAAGCTCAAAGGGTTGGGACTGCCTTACCTGGGAAGTACTCAACATGGTGATTTGTTAGTTGAGGTTATAGTCAAAACTCCTACCCGCTTGACCAAGAAGCAAGTAGAGCTTTTACGCGAATTTGAGCGTTTGGAGCAGGAAAAGGTGGGGAGCAAGGTAAAAAGTTTCTTTAAAAAAGTGATAGGCGATACTGATAACTAA
- the nth gene encoding endonuclease III, with product MNKKERAIVILQRLRKRYPAPKTALNWANPWQLLVATVLAAQCTDQRVNQVTPEFFRKWPDVKALAQADLADVEAVIRSTGFYRNKAKNLVAAAQKICTEFNGQVPETMEELVTLPGVARKTANIVLSNAFGKNEGIAVDTHVKRLSFRLGLTTSKNPNIIEKDLMVLFPKKDWGLVNHVLVLFGREICTARQQKCGECELSDICPKLGLGG from the coding sequence ATGAATAAAAAAGAACGGGCAATTGTAATCTTACAAAGATTAAGAAAGCGTTATCCAGCCCCTAAAACAGCATTGAACTGGGCTAATCCATGGCAACTTTTAGTGGCCACGGTGCTGGCTGCGCAGTGTACTGATCAACGAGTAAATCAGGTCACTCCTGAATTTTTTCGCAAATGGCCGGATGTAAAGGCGTTGGCTCAGGCTGATTTAGCCGATGTCGAAGCCGTAATCAGGAGTACCGGTTTTTATCGGAACAAGGCCAAAAATCTGGTGGCAGCGGCCCAAAAAATATGCACGGAATTTAATGGGCAGGTTCCGGAGACCATGGAAGAACTTGTAACTCTCCCCGGAGTGGCAAGAAAAACAGCAAATATTGTCTTGTCTAATGCTTTTGGAAAAAATGAAGGCATTGCCGTAGACACCCATGTGAAGAGGTTGAGTTTTCGCCTCGGACTGACGACATCTAAAAATCCAAACATTATTGAAAAGGATTTAATGGTTTTGTTTCCCAAAAAAGATTGGGGTCTGGTTAATCATGTCCTGGTCTTGTTTGGCCGGGAAATATGCACTGCCAGACAACAAAAGTGCGGTGAGTGTGAATTAAGTGATATCTGTCCGAAGTTAGGGCTAGGGGGGTAG
- the moaC gene encoding cyclic pyranopterin monophosphate synthase MoaC codes for MSKKLTHIDQNGQVTMVDVGHKPETMRKAIVESFVRVSPETMALLKDNALPKGDVLTTAKIAGIMAAKKTAELIPLCHPLFLSYVDVRFEIDDQESLIRVEAEARTTASTGVEMEALVAAQVACMTIYDMCKAVQKDIVIERCQLVHKSGGRSGTYDKE; via the coding sequence ATGTCGAAAAAATTGACTCATATTGACCAGAACGGACAGGTTACAATGGTCGATGTAGGGCACAAGCCCGAAACTATGCGTAAGGCTATTGTGGAGAGCTTTGTCCGCGTTTCTCCTGAAACTATGGCTTTATTAAAAGATAATGCCCTGCCTAAAGGCGATGTCCTGACAACGGCCAAAATAGCCGGGATTATGGCGGCCAAGAAGACTGCAGAGCTTATTCCTTTGTGCCATCCTCTTTTTTTAAGTTATGTGGATGTCCGTTTTGAAATAGATGATCAAGAAAGTTTGATTCGGGTAGAAGCAGAGGCAAGAACGACCGCGAGCACAGGAGTGGAAATGGAAGCCCTGGTCGCTGCACAGGTAGCTTGCATGACCATTTATGATATGTGCAAGGCAGTGCAAAAAGATATAGTCATTGAAAGATGCCAATTGGTGCACAAAAGTGGCGGCAGAAGCGGAACCTATGATAAAGAGTAG
- a CDS encoding LL-diaminopimelate aminotransferase, whose protein sequence is MILINEHYLKLKSSYLFADIARRVTSFQEKHPDMEIIKLGIGDVTLPLPKACLEAMHKAVDEMGKSETFRGYGPEQGYAFLREKIAEFDFQARGAQIEPDEIFISDGAKCDTGNFQELFAQNITIAVPDPVYPVYVDTNVMAGRTGSFTNGRYEGLVYLESTKENNFIPELPKTPVDLIYLCFPNNPTGATITKEELKKWVDYAHEHKALILFDAAYEAFIRDEDLPHSIYEIDGAKEVAIEFRSYSKTAGFTGTRCAYTVVPKACMAYDQSGKKHPVHELWNRRHTTKFNGVSYPVQKAAEAVYSPEGQEQVKTNIDYYLENARKIRTQMQKLGFTCVGGENSPYVWIDGQMDSWEFFDLLLNKAGVVCTPGAGFGKCGQGFIRISAFNSHENVEEAMRRIEKALG, encoded by the coding sequence ATGATTCTCATCAATGAACACTACTTAAAATTGAAATCTTCTTATCTCTTTGCTGATATTGCCCGCCGGGTGACTTCTTTTCAGGAAAAACATCCGGACATGGAAATCATTAAGCTGGGTATAGGCGACGTAACCCTCCCCCTGCCCAAGGCCTGCCTTGAGGCCATGCACAAGGCAGTAGATGAAATGGGCAAAAGCGAAACCTTTCGTGGTTACGGGCCTGAACAGGGTTATGCTTTTTTGCGGGAAAAGATTGCTGAATTTGATTTTCAAGCCAGGGGAGCACAAATTGAACCTGATGAAATCTTCATTAGTGACGGCGCTAAATGCGATACTGGCAATTTCCAAGAACTCTTTGCCCAGAACATTACCATAGCAGTACCAGACCCTGTGTATCCTGTTTATGTTGACACCAATGTCATGGCCGGTCGTACAGGTAGTTTTACAAATGGCCGCTATGAAGGGCTTGTCTACCTGGAATCAACAAAGGAAAATAATTTTATCCCGGAACTACCCAAAACACCTGTAGACCTCATTTATCTTTGCTTCCCCAACAACCCCACCGGAGCAACCATCACCAAAGAAGAGTTGAAAAAGTGGGTTGACTACGCCCATGAACACAAGGCCCTTATTCTCTTTGATGCTGCCTATGAGGCCTTTATTCGCGATGAGGACCTGCCTCATTCCATCTATGAAATTGATGGGGCCAAAGAGGTAGCCATAGAGTTTCGCAGCTACTCCAAGACTGCCGGTTTTACCGGAACCCGGTGTGCCTACACAGTTGTTCCCAAAGCCTGCATGGCCTACGATCAAAGCGGCAAAAAACACCCTGTGCATGAACTCTGGAATCGCAGGCATACCACCAAATTTAACGGGGTATCTTATCCGGTCCAAAAAGCGGCTGAGGCTGTGTATAGCCCGGAAGGTCAGGAGCAGGTTAAAACAAATATTGACTATTACCTGGAAAATGCCAGGAAAATCCGCACCCAAATGCAAAAGCTAGGCTTTACCTGTGTAGGTGGAGAAAATTCACCCTATGTCTGGATTGATGGTCAAATGGACTCTTGGGAATTTTTTGACCTGCTTTTAAATAAAGCTGGTGTTGTTTGCACTCCAGGTGCTGGTTTTGGCAAATGTGGCCAGGGTTTTATCCGCATCAGCGCTTTTAACAGCCATGAAAATGTGGAAGAGGCTATGCGCAGGATTGAAAAAGCACTGGGTTGA
- the speB gene encoding agmatinase, with translation MYSNFFDLDGEPKKGLPVYVWPVPYQGTVSFGYGTKDGPEAILKASYQIETYDPRLDVDLGELCHFITLPFQRTNVAGPEYLYRDMDIFLSRFDPKKDFFLTLGGEHSISFPLFKFYTKAFQDLVILQIDAHADLRQEYEGSRFSHACIMARARELGLRIIQIGIRSLCQEEAEYIKEQNSKNLLTFFPWDLPTPEDAAMLCRKFIGHSPIYISFDVDGLDPAIMPGTGTPEPGGIDYNWLNEFWLKFWPGPRLVGMDICELAPMPGNVVSESVAVKCIFKILTNYLKNA, from the coding sequence ATGTACTCTAATTTCTTCGATCTTGATGGCGAGCCAAAAAAAGGTCTGCCTGTTTATGTCTGGCCTGTACCATATCAAGGCACAGTCAGCTTTGGCTACGGAACCAAAGATGGCCCGGAGGCCATCTTAAAGGCCAGCTACCAAATAGAAACCTATGATCCCAGGTTAGATGTGGACTTAGGAGAGTTATGTCATTTTATTACTCTACCTTTTCAACGAACTAATGTGGCCGGACCTGAATATTTATACCGGGACATGGATATCTTCCTAAGCCGGTTTGATCCCAAAAAGGACTTTTTCCTCACCCTGGGAGGGGAACATTCCATTTCCTTTCCCCTGTTTAAATTTTATACCAAAGCCTTTCAGGACCTTGTAATCCTACAAATTGATGCACATGCTGATCTGCGGCAGGAGTACGAAGGAAGCAGGTTCTCCCACGCCTGTATCATGGCCAGGGCAAGGGAACTGGGGCTTAGGATAATCCAGATTGGCATCCGCAGTTTATGTCAGGAAGAAGCTGAGTATATAAAAGAGCAAAATAGTAAAAATTTACTTACCTTTTTCCCCTGGGACCTGCCAACACCTGAAGATGCAGCAATGCTCTGCCGTAAATTTATAGGCCATAGCCCGATTTACATCAGCTTTGATGTCGATGGCCTGGACCCGGCCATTATGCCCGGAACAGGCACCCCAGAGCCAGGGGGAATAGATTACAACTGGCTGAATGAATTCTGGCTTAAATTCTGGCCAGGACCCAGATTAGTTGGTATGGATATTTGTGAGCTAGCTCCCATGCCCGGCAATGTTGTTTCAGAATCAGTGGCTGTTAAATGTATTTTCAAAATTTTAACCAATTATTTAAAAAATGCATAA
- a CDS encoding DMT family transporter, with the protein MAKQALRTYKADFLLFLAAMIWGAAFVAQRVGMDHIGPFLFNGIRFGLGSISLLPLIWFREKKRLGPTISQPSDLTTVLKAGFIAGVLLFAGSTLQQVGIIYTTAGKAGFITGLYVVIVPILGLFWKQRPSPGVWIGAFLAVVGLYFLSITNELTISYGDFLVLLCAVFFALHVLVIGWLAPRVDCIKLSSVQFGVNSILSLMVAVFVEDISWQGIMDGLLPILYGGFMSAGVAYTLQVVAQKDAPPAHASIILSLESVFAAISGWIILDEQLTSRAILGCTLMFTGMLAAQLWPKGQGSPLPQNL; encoded by the coding sequence GTGGCAAAACAGGCTCTGAGGACATACAAGGCAGATTTTTTACTTTTTTTAGCGGCCATGATCTGGGGCGCAGCGTTTGTTGCTCAGAGAGTGGGCATGGACCATATTGGCCCTTTTTTGTTTAATGGTATTCGTTTTGGACTTGGCTCCATAAGCCTCTTGCCGTTGATTTGGTTTAGAGAAAAGAAAAGACTCGGCCCCACCATTTCACAGCCTTCCGATCTGACAACGGTATTAAAAGCGGGTTTTATAGCAGGAGTCTTATTGTTTGCAGGCAGTACGCTGCAGCAAGTAGGGATAATCTACACCACAGCAGGCAAGGCCGGATTCATTACCGGGCTGTACGTGGTTATTGTGCCTATTCTGGGACTGTTCTGGAAGCAAAGGCCTAGTCCTGGAGTCTGGATAGGGGCATTTCTTGCTGTCGTTGGTCTTTATTTCCTGTCAATTACCAATGAGCTGACCATTTCCTATGGTGATTTTCTGGTTTTACTTTGCGCCGTGTTTTTTGCTCTGCATGTTTTGGTAATTGGATGGCTGGCCCCTAGGGTAGATTGCATCAAACTATCATCCGTGCAGTTTGGTGTAAATTCCATCTTGAGTTTAATGGTCGCTGTTTTTGTCGAAGATATTTCCTGGCAAGGAATAATGGATGGGTTGCTTCCTATTTTATATGGGGGATTTATGTCTGCCGGTGTAGCCTATACTCTGCAAGTAGTGGCTCAGAAAGACGCGCCACCGGCCCATGCCTCGATTATTTTAAGTTTAGAATCCGTGTTTGCTGCAATTTCCGGATGGATTATTCTGGATGAACAGTTAACCTCCCGGGCTATTCTGGGATGCACGCTTATGTTTACAGGAATGCTTGCAGCCCAATTATGGCCTAAGGGTCAAGGTTCGCCTCTCCCGCAAAATTTATAA
- the tgt gene encoding tRNA guanosine(34) transglycosylase Tgt, translated as MKIGQFTIEHQDGMARAGKLMTAHGEVETPIFMPVGTLGTVKSLGPDDLEDICAQIILGNTYHLYLRPGDELIARLGGLHKFMRWNKPILTDSGGFQVFSLSALRRLTPDGVEFSSHIDGSKHFFTPEKVISIQKNLGSDIMMVLDECVPYGADYDYTKKSLKLTTEWAKRCRQAYPEGSGKQLMFGIVQGGFFKDLRRESAKQLIDIPFEGFAIGGLSVGESKEELLDLMYYTAPLLPEDKPRYLMGVGKPLDILEGINAGIDMFDCVLPTRNARNGTLFTSLGKINIKKAEYREDESPLDPNCNCYTCRNFSRAYLRHLYIARELLSYRLNTIHNLQFFLNLVFGARKAIQEGKFEGYLDCYRQVYAENKHQ; from the coding sequence ATGAAAATTGGTCAGTTTACAATAGAGCATCAGGACGGGATGGCCAGAGCAGGCAAACTTATGACTGCTCATGGAGAAGTTGAAACGCCGATATTTATGCCTGTGGGAACCCTGGGCACGGTTAAGAGTCTTGGGCCCGATGACTTGGAGGATATTTGCGCCCAGATTATTTTGGGCAATACTTATCATCTTTATTTGCGCCCTGGCGATGAACTCATTGCCCGTTTAGGCGGACTGCATAAGTTTATGCGCTGGAATAAACCAATACTTACTGATTCGGGAGGCTTTCAGGTCTTCAGTCTCTCTGCGCTAAGGCGACTTACCCCGGACGGAGTTGAGTTTTCTTCCCATATTGATGGCTCTAAACATTTTTTTACGCCGGAAAAGGTCATTTCTATCCAGAAAAATCTTGGTTCAGATATAATGATGGTTCTGGATGAATGTGTTCCTTATGGAGCTGATTACGATTATACAAAAAAGTCTTTGAAGCTGACCACAGAGTGGGCCAAACGTTGCCGTCAGGCCTATCCTGAGGGTAGTGGTAAGCAGCTAATGTTTGGCATTGTCCAGGGCGGTTTTTTTAAAGATTTGCGCAGAGAGAGTGCCAAACAACTTATTGATATCCCGTTTGAAGGATTTGCCATTGGGGGCCTGAGCGTTGGCGAGAGCAAAGAGGAATTGCTGGATCTTATGTACTACACAGCACCTTTGCTTCCCGAAGACAAGCCAAGATACTTGATGGGAGTGGGCAAGCCTCTGGATATTTTAGAAGGCATAAATGCAGGCATTGATATGTTCGATTGTGTTTTACCGACCCGTAACGCCCGTAATGGCACTTTATTTACCAGTCTAGGCAAAATAAATATAAAAAAGGCGGAATACAGAGAGGATGAATCTCCTCTGGACCCTAATTGTAACTGCTATACCTGCCGTAATTTTTCACGAGCCTATCTTCGTCATTTGTATATAGCCAGGGAGCTTTTATCTTACCGCCTAAATACTATTCATAACTTACAGTTTTTCCTCAATCTTGTCTTTGGTGCGAGAAAAGCTATTCAGGAAGGGAAGTTTGAAGGCTATCTAGACTGTTACAGGCAGGTTTATGCAGAAAACAAGCATCAATAG
- the rpoZ gene encoding DNA-directed RNA polymerase subunit omega, with protein MARITVEDCLQQVNNRFLLVQMAIKRVKQYREGYKPLVESKNKEIVTSLREIAAGKILPSNSIEKAGIKVD; from the coding sequence ATGGCTAGAATTACAGTAGAAGATTGCTTGCAGCAGGTAAACAACAGATTTCTTTTAGTACAGATGGCTATCAAAAGAGTTAAGCAATATAGAGAGGGTTATAAGCCTCTTGTTGAAAGCAAAAACAAGGAAATAGTTACTTCTTTGCGTGAAATTGCAGCCGGAAAGATTTTGCCATCCAATTCCATTGAAAAGGCAGGGATTAAGGTTGACTAA